TGGAACCCAATACCCTTTATTTAGGCGTTACGCAAGAATACACCGAAACGCATAAGCATGTTCCTTTTTTAGAGGGCAAATCGAGTACTGGTCGCTTAGGGATAGATATTCATGCAACTGCAGGAAAGGGCGATGTCGGTTTCTGTAATACCTGGACCTTGGAAATTTCGGTTGCTCAGCCTGTTCGGGTTTACGCGGGAATGCCAATTGGACAATTGATCTATTTTGCTGTAGAAGGCGATATCGAGACATTTTATAACACCAAAGGTAACGCAAAATACAATGGCAAGACCATGCGTCCGGTGGAGTCGATGATGTGGAAGAATAACTTCTAATGAAAACGATTGGATGGATTGTATTAGCGACGCTATTGATTGCGCTCATCAGTAGCGTGCTTTATTATTTTGTTCATCCAATGTTTGGTGGAAGTTTCAAGGGAGCTCGGCTTGAACGTATGAAACAGTCCCGCAATTTTAAAAATGGTATTTTTCATAACCTCGAAGTAACGCCATCGTTGAAAGGCGATGTGAATATGGTCTCTTTGTTGTGGGATTTCCTTTTCAACAAGAATCCCCACACTTAAAACCTATCAGTGTATTGCCAGCTATGGAATGCGATTTAGCACATCTTCCCGCAGATGACGTACTGATTTGGTTTGGTCACTCCTCCTATCTATTGAAGTTAGATGGAAAATT
The DNA window shown above is from Sphingobacterium thalpophilum and carries:
- the dcd gene encoding dCTP deaminase encodes the protein MILSDKRILEEIENGSIVIQPFDRKCLGTNSYDVHLGKYLATYADRVLDAKKHNEIQHFEIPEEGFVLEPNTLYLGVTQEYTETHKHVPFLEGKSSTGRLGIDIHATAGKGDVGFCNTWTLEISVAQPVRVYAGMPIGQLIYFAVEGDIETFYNTKGNAKYNGKTMRPVESMMWKNNF